The DNA sequence AAGGTGTCCACTAAAACGTAACTAGGCTAATCTCGAAGCGATGCGGAAGCACCGAAAGTTAGACGCCGGTTTTTAATTTATAGAAAAAGTTCAATCTACCAACATTTCCTGAATAACTTGTTTAACTTTGGTGACTGTTTTTAATTCAATTTTGCCAAGCTTTTTAATCAAACGTACTTTATCAACTGTTCGAATTTGATCTAAAACTATCCATCCCTTCTTGCTTTGAAATGTTAACTCTACTCTTGTTGGATAGGAATGTGATTTAGTAGTCATTGGCGCAATAATAACCGTACCAATAAACTTATTCATTTCATTCGGTGATATTATAACACATGGTCTTGATTTTTTGATTTCATGCCCAATTGTCGGATCTAAGTTGATTAAATA is a window from the Leptospira wolffii serovar Khorat str. Khorat-H2 genome containing:
- a CDS encoding type II toxin-antitoxin system PemK/MazF family toxin, which translates into the protein MVISQYEVYLINLDPTIGHEIKKSRPCVIISPNEMNKFIGTVIIAPMTTKSHSYPTRVELTFQSKKGWIVLDQIRTVDKVRLIKKLGKIELKTVTKVKQVIQEMLVD